aaatgtttaaaagttgCTAAGATCCCCGAAATTTGTATGAAATCATTGAAGCTGACATGAATATACTGATTTGACATCAGAGAATTTATTCTAATGCGCTAAAAGTGATTTTTGACACATTACTTTGTTTTCATCCAAATAAAGTATGACTGTGGTGACATGGTACTTGAAGAAACACAGGCAAAAGGGAGGCATCATGTTCACATTATATAGAGAGATCTAATTACACAACAATTTGATCATACATGAGTCTCAATATTTGACAAAGATTGATTAGAAATTGTTGTTATGCAAATAAACTGTTAAAGGGAAAGGTTATGttaactgtgtgtctgtggccaGATGTGAAtacaacaaaatctgactttatttaaaaagcagaaatgtcaatGTCTACTGCTTTACACTGGagtacacacattcactcctGCTGTTGTTCCTCTGTCTTCTTGGTCTGTTGGGCAGGTTAACACTTAAAGCAGCATAATGGacgttttctgtgttttgataatcctggttaaaaaaaaaaaaaaaaggtgtaagTGGATTAGGCTATCCACCCTGCCCCCccaaaaaagtgttttaatggtaattaatagaTAATGAAGATATCATTCACCTCTAGGTTAGTTGAGAGGGGAGCTGATGATCTTGCTTTAGAAGCTGCTtgtgaaacacaaaaaacagccgtttataaaaaaatatatatttgtagtGAACATGTAGGTCATTTAGGGAATGGAAGCCATTAGATACAAGAAAAGTACTGCTCACCTGTACATTGGACGTTGTTTCTTTTGCTGATCTTATACACAGATAGAGCCAGTAAAACAACTAGGATGGTGGTGATTGTCAAAGCTCCACTCAAGAAATACACAAGATAGTTGTTCGATTTATCTGTAGAGAACAGCTTGCAGCTTTTATTACTGTCTTTATCCAAAGTTTGCTTGGAAAATAACCCTATTGATCGAAACAACACAAGTTTACTCACGCTCAATGTTCAGCCTGGTCCCGTTCCCAAACAGTACACGTCCACATGAGGCAACAGCACAGTAGTAGGTCCCAGCATCAGACAGATTCAGGCTGTTCATCGGCAGGTTGTAGACACAGGAGTGAGTTTGTGTCTcaggtttcctctcacactgatcATTGCTGCCTCCATGGGTGTAAATGAGTCCTGGATGAGCTTGTCCAGAGTGTTTGAACCAGTAAACCCTGTGTTCTCCATCACAGGTcccagtgtgtactgtacagttCAGAGTCACAGAGCCTCCTGGCTGGATGCTCTCAGATGCTGACTGATGCACCTGAGCTGGGATGTTCAAACCTGAGCCCTGCACGCTGACAACAGTGCCCTCACAAAACTCAAAGTCCAGTAAATTGCTCTTCAGGCAGTAGTAAGTAGCTGTGTCTGAAATTTGTAAATCTGATAtcttcaaattatttttattgttttcagtaaTCAGTGAGAAACGTGGATCTTTTTGAAATCTGCCATGAAAAGTGCCATTATTATTATGCTTATAAAATGTAGACACCAGGTTTGGTTTCTGTCCCAGACTTTGCTTATACCAGTAAAACATCACTGCTACCTGATCTTGACAGAGGCATGGCAAAGTCACACTTCCCCCAACTTTAACTAattcaaaatgtaataattCTTGTTTTAAAGTTGCGACATGagctgaggagaaagagaaCAAAGCAATTAAACGAGTCAATTCTGGCATGTCTGAATACACTCTATTACAGAATGCAGGAAAAATTGCACAAGGAAACACATGGTTATAAAGTAAACAACAAGCAGTTACAAAGAACAACTTACCTAAGTCCCCAATAAACAGACAcgtgaaaaacaaagcaaagtttGGAGGTGTCATTGTGCTTCAAATGCCGAGAGCAATgaactgactgtctgtctgtatgttctCCACTCTTCATAGAGAAGACTGGGTTTCATTGGCCAATCAGATTGTCTCTCCTGTTTTGGAAACAGTGAACAAATGCTCAGTGCCCCCCCATTCTTGGTAGTATGGTCCTCGAGAAGAGTGTCATTAACTAGAACAACAAAGCTTTAGAAGAATACTCACAATAATAGAAATCTGTAAAGCCTATAAAAAGAGCCACACCTCAGgggaaataaaaatgtccaTTATAAAAAGAGTAGAGAAACTTTTAGTGGGTTGGTCAACAGTTAAAGTCATGAATGCCTGTTTTCCAAAACAGTAATCTGATCTACCATGAATTCTGTCTCtcaaagaataaatgaaaaccttTGTGATTACCTGCAATCTAAAACAGACCTCTGAGCTCTAACCAATATAGGAACATCCCTCATGTTATGTAACACACCAGTTTCTGCTGCAAATGTGTGCTATGTAGGAAGT
The window above is part of the Mastacembelus armatus chromosome 18, fMasArm1.2, whole genome shotgun sequence genome. Proteins encoded here:
- the LOC113142943 gene encoding uncharacterized protein LOC113142943; translation: MTPPNFALFFTCLFIGDLAHVATLKQELLHFELVKVGGSVTLPCLCQDQVAVMFYWYKQSLGQKPNLVSTFYKHNNNGTFHGRFQKDPRFSLITENNKNNLKISDLQISDTATYYCLKSNLLDFEFCEGTVVSVQGSGLNIPAQVHQSASESIQPGGSVTLNCTVHTGTCDGEHRVYWFKHSGQAHPGLIYTHGGSNDQCERKPETQTHSCVYNLPMNSLNLSDAGTYYCAVASCGRVLFGNGTRLNIEHKSNNYLVYFLSGALTITTILVVLLALSVYKISKRNNVQCTASKARSSAPLSTNLEDYQNTENVHYAALSVNLPNRPRRQRNNSRSECVYSSVKQ